One stretch of Pseudoalteromonas shioyasakiensis DNA includes these proteins:
- the bcsG gene encoding cellulose biosynthesis protein BcsG has translation MRLSGLGVWNLYFLVKFVLYSRGDISFDLIANLAFFAFLAISFQHIWLSRFKHAVSVVVGAALLYYDSWLPPISRLTKQAGNVQDFSIDYFFEITARVISLDMVLALFTLVVFYWLTVKWLRYTSISIIGFVYAYWLGGVATGNEVMPQVATNSQTTKKQVPVLVSDTAKQKTPDQQLQDFYQQQNLLQSQFPDVFNGQPFDVVVLNICSLATADLKAIGVEPRNLFADFDILFSQFNSATSYSGPAAIRLLRASCGQTSQEQLFKPVDEQCQLFTNLAELGYKTSVALNHDGHFDDFIGLIRQYGGVSVPKLDFSKFSAAQYGFDGKPIYSDADILTNWLKKQGSSEQPRALYYNTISLHDGNQLAGRERMNSFESYPLRQQRLFNDIDKFITELKAQGRNVMLVVVPEHGAALQGDKLQFSGLREIPSPSIVSVPTAVKFIGPDIKHDGLNVVDETMSYFSLSELINNTMKLDLFTGTVPINRVLDNLPTSAKVAENEDTVMMYIKGQPYIQLDGGEWTKYPTN, from the coding sequence GTGAGGCTTTCAGGATTAGGTGTTTGGAATTTATACTTTTTAGTTAAGTTTGTTCTGTATAGCCGAGGTGACATTTCTTTTGATTTAATTGCAAACTTAGCATTTTTTGCTTTTCTAGCTATCTCTTTTCAACATATATGGTTGTCTCGTTTTAAACACGCTGTGAGTGTGGTGGTAGGTGCGGCCTTGTTATATTACGATTCGTGGTTACCTCCAATTTCTCGGCTCACTAAGCAAGCCGGTAATGTACAAGATTTCAGTATTGACTATTTTTTTGAAATTACAGCGCGTGTCATCAGTCTTGATATGGTGTTGGCACTTTTCACTTTGGTGGTTTTTTATTGGTTAACTGTAAAATGGTTGCGCTATACCAGTATATCAATCATCGGCTTTGTTTATGCGTATTGGTTAGGGGGAGTCGCTACCGGTAATGAGGTTATGCCTCAAGTGGCAACTAATAGCCAAACTACAAAAAAACAAGTACCCGTTTTAGTTTCTGATACAGCAAAACAAAAGACACCGGATCAACAGTTACAAGACTTTTACCAGCAACAGAATTTACTACAAAGCCAGTTTCCTGACGTATTTAATGGCCAGCCATTTGATGTTGTTGTGCTAAATATTTGCTCTTTAGCGACGGCTGATTTAAAAGCGATAGGTGTTGAGCCACGTAACTTATTTGCTGATTTTGATATTCTGTTTAGCCAATTTAACTCAGCAACGTCGTACAGTGGCCCTGCGGCAATTCGTTTATTACGAGCAAGTTGCGGGCAAACAAGTCAAGAGCAACTATTTAAACCTGTTGATGAGCAATGTCAGCTATTCACTAACCTTGCTGAGCTTGGCTATAAAACCAGTGTGGCTCTTAACCACGATGGACATTTTGATGACTTTATAGGTTTGATCAGGCAATACGGTGGTGTCTCTGTGCCAAAACTGGATTTTAGCAAATTTAGTGCTGCGCAATATGGCTTCGATGGTAAACCGATTTATTCTGATGCGGATATACTCACTAATTGGTTGAAAAAGCAAGGTTCGAGTGAGCAGCCTAGGGCTCTTTATTACAACACCATTAGCTTACACGATGGCAATCAACTTGCTGGTCGTGAACGTATGAATAGCTTTGAAAGCTATCCGCTTAGACAACAGCGCTTATTTAATGACATCGATAAGTTTATAACTGAGTTAAAAGCGCAAGGTCGAAATGTAATGCTGGTGGTTGTGCCGGAACATGGGGCTGCCTTACAGGGTGATAAACTACAATTCTCTGGTTTGCGCGAAATTCCGAGCCCTTCAATAGTTTCAGTGCCAACTGCGGTTAAATTCATCGGTCCTGATATAAAGCATGATGGGCTGAATGTCGTTGATGAAACAATGAGTTATTTTTCACTGTCAGAGTTAATCAACAATACGATGAAGCTTGACTTGTTCACAGGTACGGTACCCATTAACCGAGTGCTTGATAATTTACCAACTTCAGCCAAGGTCGCCGAGAATGAAGATACGGTAATGATGTATATAAAAGGGCAGCCTTACATCCAATTAGATGGTGGAGAATGGACCAAGTACCCGACTAATTAA
- the tyrR gene encoding transcriptional regulator TyrR: MRLDIHCADRIGIAQEILNILVSYQVDLKGIEVDSINCRMYVSFPPIEFEQFQKIMPSIRLIDGVKDVRTTAFLPSEREHNELNTLLRALPDGVISIDAKGWVRLCNDAACRDLQLSESEVIGANINNLLKGFNFTRWLEGKEVLGQTTRVEVAGEDFIADILPISVPQGAEGDVLAGAVINIKSQSRLGQQVSAFRRYGQESFATIHNFSTAMRRVVREARKMAQLEAPILITGETGTGKELLARACHYASNRSVKPFIALSCASLPDDVAESELFGYAGYEENAAPKRGVLEQADGGTVFLDEVGEMSTQLQTKLLRFLQDGTFRKVGDENEVKVNVRIIAATQKDLPAMVQEGTFREDLYYRINVLTLEIAPLRDRKADIGPLAEHFIQKYAQQNGHSVPVMSEDCLRFLQDYPWPGNVRQLENAIYRAVSLLDDNELRIEHLQLPTFTHDLGYLESDFEGTLDQAVKRFEATLLRKLYPAYPSSRQLAKRLGLSHTAVANKLRDYGINRKTVKV, encoded by the coding sequence ATGCGTTTAGATATCCACTGTGCTGACCGAATTGGTATCGCACAAGAGATTCTCAATATCTTGGTGAGTTACCAAGTTGATTTAAAAGGCATCGAAGTAGATTCGATTAATTGTCGAATGTATGTCAGCTTTCCGCCTATTGAATTTGAACAATTCCAAAAAATTATGCCATCTATCCGCTTGATAGATGGTGTGAAAGACGTTCGTACGACTGCATTCTTACCTTCTGAGCGAGAGCATAATGAGTTAAATACATTACTGCGTGCATTACCTGATGGTGTTATATCTATTGATGCTAAAGGGTGGGTGCGTTTATGTAATGATGCTGCTTGTCGCGACTTACAACTATCCGAAAGTGAAGTTATTGGCGCTAATATAAATAACTTGCTTAAAGGCTTTAACTTTACTCGCTGGTTAGAAGGTAAAGAAGTACTTGGCCAAACAACCCGAGTTGAAGTAGCTGGCGAAGACTTTATTGCTGATATTCTGCCAATTTCAGTACCACAAGGTGCAGAAGGGGATGTGTTAGCCGGTGCAGTTATCAATATCAAATCACAAAGTAGACTAGGTCAGCAAGTAAGTGCGTTTCGCCGTTATGGCCAAGAAAGCTTTGCAACTATACATAATTTTAGTACTGCAATGCGTCGTGTTGTTCGTGAAGCACGCAAAATGGCACAGCTTGAAGCGCCGATCCTCATTACTGGTGAAACAGGCACAGGTAAAGAGTTACTCGCCCGTGCTTGCCACTACGCATCAAACCGTTCAGTAAAACCATTTATCGCTTTATCATGTGCTTCTTTGCCAGATGATGTCGCTGAGTCAGAATTATTTGGTTATGCAGGCTATGAAGAGAATGCAGCACCTAAACGTGGTGTGCTAGAGCAAGCTGATGGTGGTACAGTGTTTTTAGATGAAGTCGGTGAAATGTCGACTCAGCTGCAAACTAAGTTACTACGTTTTTTACAAGACGGTACCTTCCGTAAGGTCGGTGATGAAAACGAAGTTAAAGTTAATGTGAGGATTATTGCAGCAACACAAAAAGACTTACCTGCAATGGTCCAAGAAGGAACATTTCGAGAAGATCTTTACTATCGAATTAACGTGTTAACCCTTGAAATTGCGCCATTACGTGATAGAAAAGCAGATATTGGCCCTTTGGCTGAGCACTTTATTCAAAAGTATGCCCAGCAAAATGGTCATTCTGTGCCTGTAATGTCTGAAGATTGTTTACGCTTTTTACAAGATTACCCATGGCCAGGTAATGTACGCCAATTAGAAAATGCGATTTATCGAGCAGTATCATTATTAGATGATAATGAATTGCGCATTGAGCATCTGCAGTTACCAACGTTTACCCATGATTTAGGTTATCTAGAGTCTGACTTTGAAGGAACCTTAGACCAAGCGGTAAAACGCTTTGAAGCGACTTTACTTCGCAAGCTTTACCCTGCTTATCCAAGCTCTCGTCAGCTTGCAAAGCGGTTAGGTTTAAGTCATACAGCAGTAGCAAATAAGCTTCGAGATTATGGGATTAATCGTAAGACTGTAAAGGTTTAA
- a CDS encoding thioesterase family protein produces the protein MNLYFRLILLFFKIKRNRDYQQLLDTIDIEFKALPTDCDINFHLTNSRYLAMMDLARTWMTERVGLLKHIMKRRWFPIVNATAITYIRDIKPMQRYTVSTRLVGWDHKYFYIEQKFHSDRGLHAIAYVRGVFKRKKGVVSVEEMLEVAGFNGVAPILPAEVMHWKEMLEQKKLTNK, from the coding sequence GTGAACCTCTATTTTCGACTAATACTACTGTTTTTTAAAATTAAACGTAATCGTGATTATCAACAACTGTTAGACACAATTGATATTGAATTCAAAGCGTTACCAACGGATTGCGATATTAATTTCCATCTGACTAATTCTCGTTATTTAGCGATGATGGATCTTGCCCGTACCTGGATGACTGAGCGAGTAGGTTTATTAAAGCACATTATGAAACGCCGTTGGTTTCCAATCGTTAACGCAACTGCAATTACCTATATTCGCGATATTAAACCAATGCAAAGGTACACGGTTAGTACACGTTTGGTTGGCTGGGATCATAAATACTTTTATATTGAGCAAAAGTTTCATTCTGATCGTGGCCTGCACGCGATTGCTTATGTGCGCGGTGTTTTTAAACGCAAAAAAGGCGTTGTAAGTGTCGAAGAGATGCTTGAGGTTGCTGGTTTTAATGGTGTAGCACCTATTCTGCCTGCAGAAGTAATGCACTGGAAAGAAATGTTAGAACAAAAGAAACTCACAAATAAGTGA
- a CDS encoding DUF642 domain-containing protein — MKNFVTKLAVLPLTIVSGIAMAGTNLVENGSFENTDTVTDHNGQWQLFNEIPGWTRSTHAKFEIQTNKLGIVTAQEGNQYLELDSTANYSISQNITTQPGKQYELTFYYSARKEGNETTNKAEVFWNGSSLAVVNSSSKGWTKYSFIVEADSTSSVLSFAGTGTSDSVGAFIDNVVVTEVAEPCAVATGLYGINNFGSETEGYVYHFNPESSAVTVVAGLNNTASNIANKDGMLYFMEQLDKNSKASKIYSLNLATNTQAEVVDATSFPIYRSTVTADGLFLRATSKTYLYDFDLTTGEKTVLGKLSYEGDTFADGDIAYSSDYNVLYVLTGKALYTLDEGSLELTLIGEHGINWASGLAIADNGTIYISGRESGENAKIYTLDQNTAEATFVMDGPAHVNDLTFVSEAVCAAE, encoded by the coding sequence ATGAAAAACTTTGTTACTAAACTGGCTGTTTTACCTCTAACTATTGTATCGGGTATTGCAATGGCTGGCACAAATTTAGTAGAAAACGGATCATTCGAAAACACAGATACAGTGACCGATCACAATGGTCAATGGCAGTTATTTAACGAGATTCCTGGCTGGACAAGAAGTACTCATGCTAAATTCGAAATTCAAACAAATAAACTAGGGATCGTGACTGCACAAGAAGGTAACCAATATCTAGAGCTTGACTCAACAGCCAATTACAGTATTTCTCAAAATATTACTACACAACCAGGCAAACAGTACGAGTTAACCTTTTACTATTCTGCCCGTAAGGAAGGTAATGAAACAACAAATAAAGCTGAAGTTTTTTGGAATGGTAGCTCTTTAGCTGTTGTTAATAGCTCAAGTAAAGGCTGGACAAAATATAGCTTCATCGTTGAAGCTGATAGCACAAGCTCGGTATTAAGCTTTGCAGGTACTGGTACATCTGATTCAGTAGGTGCATTCATCGATAACGTAGTAGTCACTGAAGTTGCTGAACCATGTGCTGTTGCAACAGGTTTATATGGTATTAATAACTTTGGCTCTGAGACTGAAGGCTATGTATACCACTTTAACCCAGAATCAAGCGCTGTAACTGTTGTTGCAGGCCTTAACAATACAGCATCAAATATTGCCAACAAAGACGGTATGCTGTATTTCATGGAGCAACTTGATAAGAATAGCAAAGCATCAAAAATCTATAGCCTAAATTTAGCCACTAACACACAAGCTGAAGTTGTAGATGCGACATCATTCCCTATTTACCGCTCAACGGTAACTGCAGATGGCCTGTTTTTACGTGCGACAAGCAAAACGTATTTGTATGACTTTGATCTAACTACAGGTGAGAAAACAGTATTAGGTAAGCTTTCGTATGAAGGTGACACATTTGCAGACGGCGACATCGCATACTCAAGTGACTACAACGTACTTTACGTGTTAACAGGAAAGGCGCTATATACTCTAGATGAAGGTAGCCTAGAGTTAACACTAATCGGTGAGCACGGTATAAACTGGGCATCAGGCCTTGCAATTGCAGATAACGGGACAATTTATATCTCAGGTAGAGAAAGCGGCGAAAATGCAAAAATCTACACCTTAGATCAAAACACCGCTGAAGCGACATTCGTAATGGATGGCCCAGCCCACGTAAACGACTTAACGTTTGTTAGTGAAGCAGTTTGCGCAGCAGAGTAA
- a CDS encoding DUF642 domain-containing protein — MKSLFYKLAVLPLAITSALAVANTNLIENGSFEAEVVTDHNGQWQLFNEITGWTRSENAPFEIQTSSLGILKAKEGQKYLELGSTQQYSVSQAVATTAGKMYEISFYYSARVSGDDTASTVEVLWNGESLGVVNAKFKGWTKYSFTVEATGTSSEITLAGVGSRSSVGGFIDNVSVSEATEYCSVQAGLYAINKYGSDSEGYIYHLDPETSAVTKVAGVTNTAANIAGMDGKLYFMEKLDSETRDSKIYSLDLASNTQSEVADTNSYTIIRSTVSPDGLNLRATSKTYMYDFNLETGEKTVLGKLSYEGEEFIGGDIAYSSDNNVLYALTEQALYTVDQDTLELTLVGEHGVNWASGLAVADDGTIYVTGRKSGQSAKLYTLDQNTAEATYIMRGPANLNDLTFISGSTCSTQ, encoded by the coding sequence ATGAAAAGTTTATTTTATAAGTTAGCTGTATTACCACTTGCTATTACCTCTGCACTTGCCGTGGCTAACACAAATTTGATTGAAAATGGATCATTCGAAGCCGAGGTTGTCACTGATCATAATGGCCAATGGCAATTATTCAATGAAATCACTGGTTGGACACGCAGCGAAAACGCACCTTTTGAAATACAAACGAGTAGTCTAGGAATTCTCAAAGCGAAAGAAGGCCAAAAATATCTAGAACTTGGCTCTACGCAGCAATATAGCGTGTCTCAAGCCGTAGCTACAACAGCTGGTAAAATGTATGAAATTAGCTTCTATTACTCAGCACGTGTGTCTGGTGATGATACAGCGAGTACAGTTGAAGTGCTGTGGAATGGTGAATCCTTAGGTGTTGTTAATGCTAAATTTAAAGGTTGGACTAAGTACAGCTTTACTGTAGAGGCAACTGGCACAAGTTCAGAGATTACATTAGCTGGCGTTGGTAGCAGAAGTAGTGTGGGTGGCTTCATCGATAATGTTTCTGTAAGTGAAGCTACAGAATACTGCTCAGTCCAAGCGGGTTTGTATGCAATTAATAAATATGGTTCTGATTCAGAAGGCTATATTTACCACTTAGACCCTGAAACATCAGCTGTAACAAAAGTTGCTGGTGTTACTAATACAGCTGCAAACATAGCAGGTATGGACGGTAAGCTATACTTTATGGAAAAGCTAGATAGTGAGACTAGAGACTCAAAAATTTACAGTCTAGATTTAGCATCAAATACGCAAAGCGAAGTCGCAGATACTAACTCTTATACTATTATTCGTTCTACAGTTTCTCCTGATGGTCTTAACTTACGTGCAACAAGCAAAACCTACATGTATGACTTCAACCTTGAAACTGGTGAAAAGACAGTTCTAGGAAAACTAAGCTACGAAGGTGAAGAGTTCATAGGTGGTGATATTGCATACTCAAGTGACAATAACGTACTTTATGCATTAACTGAACAAGCACTATACACAGTTGATCAAGATACTTTAGAACTTACATTAGTAGGTGAGCATGGAGTTAACTGGGCATCAGGCCTTGCAGTTGCCGATGATGGTACGATCTATGTTACTGGAAGAAAGAGTGGTCAAAGCGCGAAGCTTTATACGCTAGATCAAAACACTGCTGAAGCAACATATATAATGCGAGGTCCAGCTAATCTAAATGATCTAACATTTATTAGTGGGTCAACTTGCTCAACACAGTAA